One window of Magallana gigas chromosome 2, xbMagGiga1.1, whole genome shotgun sequence genomic DNA carries:
- the LOC105318547 gene encoding high-affinity choline transporter 1, translating to MAVNVLGLVVLLLFYLVIIVVGILAARLKRKRNGSSRMEEAIVAGRDINVVVGIFTMTATTVGGGYINGTAESIASSGMVWTLAPFGIFIGLILGGVIFARPMRDRQYLTMLDPIQEKSGALVVVLVYFATLCGDVFWTASILVALGTSLSVIVNIPLSIAIVSSSAATIFYTMFGQMISVAYTDIVQLIFIIFGLGLTLPFILTNQNVGSVAASSDVWIGQFDPSITSPWIDLFIAMIFGTIPWQAYFQRVLSVRSGRQAQLLSVAGAFSALILAIPSVVIGAVAVSANWSNTTLGASPMALNQSSMTLPYVLHEFTPNWVAILGLGAISAAVMSSMDSSILGSSSMFTNNIYKKIIRKKAQDTETLWVQTVSIFCVGTLATLVSLFVPIVYGLFVLAADIVFVIVLPQLFCAVFFKKTNVYGAIPGFLVGTLLRIGAGEVLLDWQPFIEYPMYSKDDGQQFPFRSFAMVISLITIVTLSLTADLVRQYLCRKTQNNKYHVSEAGTREDPNITNGYSSSHPLMSFSRS from the exons ATGGCTGTTAATGTGCTGGGTCTGGTGGTGCTGCTCCTCTTTTACCTGGTCATTATCGTGGTCGGCATTCTGGCGGCCAGGCTCAAGAGGAAGAGGAATGGGAGCTCTAGGATGGAGGAGGCCATTGTGGCTGGGAGGGATATCAACGTGGTTGTAGGGATCTTCACCATGACAG CTACAACAGTTGGGGGAGGATACATCAATGGAACAGCCGAGTCCATTGCATCGAGTGGGATGGTGTGGACTCTAGCTCCATTTGGTATTTTCATTGGATTGATCCTAG GTGGTGTTATATTTGCTCGTCCAATGAGAGACCGTCAGTACCTGACCATGTTGGATCCCATCCAGGAGAAGTCTGGAGCTCTAGTGGTGGTTCTGGTCTACTTTGCTACACTGTGTGGGGATGTGTTCTGGACGGCCTCCATCTTAGTAGCTCTCG GGACCAGCCTTAGTGTTATTGTGAACATCCCCCTGAGTATAGCCATTGTCAGCTCCTCAGCAGCTACCATCTTTTACACCATGTTTGGTCAAATGATCTCTGTCGCTTACACAGACATTGTTCAGCTCATCTTCATCATCTTTGGTTTG GGTTTGACACTGCCTTTCATTCTGACCAATCAAAATGTTGGCAGTGTAGCGGCATCATCAGATGTATGGATTGGACAATTTGACCCAAGCATCACCAGTCCTTGGATTGACCTATTCATTGCTATG atttttggaACCATTCCCTGGCAGGCCTATTTCCAGAGAGTGCTCTCTGTCAGAAGTGGTAGACAGGCCCAGCTATTGTCTGTGGCGGGGGCATTCAGTGCTTTGATCCTGGCCATTCCCTCAGTGGTTATTGGAGCGGTGGCAGTGAGTGCCA ATTGGAGCAACACTACACTTGGTGCCTCCCCAATGGCATTGAATCAATCAAGCATGACTCTGCCCTATGTTCTACATGAATTCACACCTAACTGGGTTGCTATTTTAG GTCTTGGTGCAATTTCTGCAGCTGTGATGTCCTCAATGGATAGTTCAATACTTGGCTCAAGTTCTATGTTTACCAATAACATCTATAAAAAGATCATTAGAAAAAAG GCCCAGGACACAGAAACCCTGTGGGTACAGACTGTCTCAATATTCTGTGTTGGTACACTGGCTACCCTGGTCTCTCTCTTTGTACCCATAGTGTATGGACTGTTTGTCTTAGCAGCTGACATTGTCTTTGTGATTGTTCTACCACAACTGTTTTGTGCTGTTTTCTTCAAGAAGACCAATGTTTACGGAGCTATCCCAGGATTCCTGGTTGGAACTCTTCTTCGGATTGGTGCAGGGGAAGTCCTGCTGGACTGGCAGCCATTTATCGAGTATCCAATGTACAGCAAGGATGATGGACAGCAGTTCCCCTTCCGGAGTTTCGCCATGGTGATCTCACTCATTACCATAGTGACCCTGTCATTGACTGCTGATTTAGTCAGACAGTACTTGTGTAggaaaacacaaaataacaaatacCATGTCAGTGAGGCGGGAACCAGGGAAGACCCTAACATAACAAATGGCTACTCCTCCAGTCACCCTCTTATGTCTTTCTCTAGAAGCTGA